In the Clavelina lepadiformis chromosome 8, kaClaLepa1.1, whole genome shotgun sequence genome, one interval contains:
- the LOC143468880 gene encoding alpha-(1,3)-fucosyltransferase 7-like — protein MLVKKKLILWIFLTLVMYSLFATSYDKYIFDNLQVLNTKWKTHKNYNSNYKNMFYFDNDDFNRNSRKLILTWEPPFGAMAQNPRHCDGCYLTYDKGTASKADAIVFHFAETWDSPHILPWKDRNPKQRWVWYCQEPPWNVRYVMQKTLTPLNGVFNWTMTYRTDSDILASYSLSHKPIKKTIAEMIEGKTAPALAAWVVSNCAASVRKDFVDKLTRYISTDIYGKCSGNYLCRDSACRNQVLSKYKFYFALENSQCKDYITEKFWNMALESKSVPVVMGPSREDYELVAPPNSFIHVDDFDSVESLAEYLKLLDENDLLYGEYLRWASTTESKTDWTTDTRKVEELIKRGAKGLAFSKLINHSQHVCSLCEKLNREPPDKIEVVENLDTWWYGDDYDVNKDSFSVCRPQSGPSGFPLRKFVTLAYSAIFWFLAILLTWYLFKRKILIFK, from the exons ATGTTGGTCAAAAAGAAACTAATTCTTTGGATCTTCTTGACGCTTGTAATGTACAGCTTATTTGCGACCTCCTACGACAAATATATATTCGACAACCTGCAAGTTTTAAATACCAAATGGAAAACCCACAAAAACTACAATTCAAactataaaaacatgttttattttgataatgACGATTTCAACAG GAACTCGAGGAAGCTAATTTTAACGTGGGAGCCCCCTTTCGGTGCCATGGCTCAAAATCCCCGGCACTGTGATGGTTGTTACCTGACGTACGACAAAGGAACAGCTTCTAAAGCGGATGCGATTGTATTTCATTTCGCTGAAACCTGGGATTCTCCGCACATTTTACCTTGGAAAGATAGAAATCCGAAGCAAAG atGGGTTTGGTACTGCCAGGAACCTCCATGGAATGTTCGTTACGTCATGCAAAAAACTCTCACGCCTTTAAATGGGGTTTTTAATTGGACGATGACGTATAGGACAGATTCGGATATTCTTGCATCTTATTCACTCTCACACAAACCAATAAAGAA AACAATAGCAGAGATGATTGAAGGCAAAACAGCACCAGCGCTGGCTGCCTGGGTGGTGTCAAACTGCGCTGCTTCTGTTCGAAAAGATTTCGTTGATAAACTCACTCGATATATCTCCACTGACATTTATGGAAAATGCTCGGGGAATTACCTATGTAGAGATTCAGCTTGCAGAAACCAAGTTTTATCCAA atataagttttattttgcctTGGAAAACTCACAATGCAAGGATTACATCACGGAAAAGTTTTGGAATATGGCTCTTGAAAGTAAAAGCGTGCCCGTTGTTATGGGACCGAGTCGCGAGGATTACGAGCTCGTAGCGCCGCCGAATTCCTTTATTCATGTCGATGATTTTGATTCCGTGGAATCTTTAGCGGAATATCTTAAGTTACTGGACGAAAATGACTTGTTGTACGGAGAATACCTGCGATGGGCTTCGACTACTGAGAGCAAAACTGACTGGACGACCGACACAAGGAAGGTGGAGGAACTGATCAAAAGAGGTGCCAAAGGGCTGGCATTCAGTAAATTAATAAACCATAGTCAGCACGTGTGTTCTTTGTGCGAAAAATTAAACCGAGAACCACCagataaaattgaagttgTGGAAAACCTCGACACTTGGTGGTACGGTgatgattatgacgtaaacaAGGATTCGTTTTCAGTTTGTCGGCCACAGTCAGGTCCCAGTGGCTTCCCACTGAGAAAATTTGTAACCTTAGCATATAGTGCGATTTTTTGGTTTCTTGCCATTCTACTGACGTGGTATTTGTTCAAgcgaaaaattttaattttcaaataa
- the LOC143469392 gene encoding alpha-(1,3)-fucosyltransferase 7-like, translating to MLVKKKLFLWIFLTLVMYSLFAASYDKYIFDNLQVLKTKWKTHKNYNSNYKNMFYFDNDDFNRDSRKLILIWEPPFGAMAQNPRHCDGCYLTYDKGTASKADAIVFHFAETWDSPHILPWKDRNPKQRWVWYCQEPPWNVRYVMQKTLTPLNGVFNWTMTYRTDSDILASYSISHKPINKTIAEMIEGKTAPALAAWVVSNCAASVRKDFVDKLTRYISIDIYGKCSGNYLCRDSVCRNQVLSKYKFYFALENSQCKDYITEKFWNMALESKSVPVVMGPSREDYELVAPPNSFIHVDDFDSVESLAEYLKLLDKNDTLYGEYLRWASATESKTDWTTDTRKVEELIKRGAKGLAFSKLTNHSQHVCSLCEKLNREPPDKIEVVENLDTWWYGDDYDVNKDSFSVCRPQSGPSGFPLRKFVTLAYSAIFWFLASLLTWYLFKRKILIFK from the exons ATGTTGGTCAAAAAGAAACTATTTCTTTGGATCTTCTTGACGCTTGTAATGTACAGCTTGTTTGCGGCCTCCTACGACAAATATATATTCGACAACCTGCAAGTTTTAAAGACCAAATGGAAAACCCACAAAAACTACAATTCGAactataaaaatatgttttattttgataatgACGATTTCAACAG GGACTCGAGGAAGCTAATTTTAATATGGGAGCCTCCTTTTGGTGCCATGGCTCAAAATCCCCGGCACTGCGATGGTTGTTACCTGACGTACGACAAAGGAACAGCGTCTAAAGCGGATGCGATTGTATTTCATTTCGCTGAAACCTGGGATTCTCCGCACATTTTACCTTGGAAAGATAGAAATCCGAAGCAAAG atGGGTTTGGTACTGCCAGGAACCTCCATGGAATGTTCGTTACGTCATGCAAAAAACTCTCACGCCTTTAAATGGGGTTTTTAATTGGACGATGACGTATAGGACAGATTCGGATATTCTTGCATCTTATTCAATCTCACACAAACCAATAAACAA AACAATAGCAGAGATGATTGAAGGCAAAACAGCACCAGCGCTGGCTGCCTGGGTGGTGTCAAACTGCGCTGCTTCTGTTCGAAAAGATTTCGTAGATAAACTCACTCGATATATCTCCATTGACATTTATGGAAAATGCTCGGGGAATTACCTATGTAGAGATTCGGTTTGCAGAAACCAAGTTTTATCCAA atataagttttattttgcctTGGAAAACTCACAATGCAAGGATTACATCACGGAAAAGTTTTGGAATATGGCTCTTGAAAGTAAAAGCGTGCCCGTTGTTATGGGACCGAGTCGCGAGGATTACGAGCTCGTAGCGCCGCCGAATTCCTTTATTCACGTCGATGATTTTGATTCCGTGGAATCTTTAGCGGAATATCTTAAGTTACTGGACAAAAATGACACGTTGTACGGAGAATACCTGCGATGGGCTTCGGCTACTGAGAGCAAAACTGACTGGACGACCGACACAAGGAAGGTGGAGGAACTGATCAAAAGAGGTGCCAAAGGGTTGGCATTCAGTAAATTAACAAACCATAGTCAGCACGTGTGTTCCTTGTGCGAAAAATTAAACCGAGAACCACCagataaaattgaagttgTGGAAAACCTCGACACTTGGTGGTACGGTgatgattatgacgtaaacaAGGATTCGTTTTCAGTTTGTCGGCCACAGTCAGGTCCCAGTGGCTTCCCACTGAGAAAATTTGTAACCTTAGCATATAGTGCGATTTTTTGGTTTCTTGCCAGTCTACTGACGTGGTATTTGTTCAAgcgaaaaattttaattttcaaataa